A part of Vigna radiata var. radiata cultivar VC1973A chromosome 11, Vradiata_ver6, whole genome shotgun sequence genomic DNA contains:
- the LOC106777264 gene encoding G-type lectin S-receptor-like serine/threonine-protein kinase LECRK1 encodes MAAQFLGLSVAMLLFFNVPSIAISIELGSGIVAGSATSSSWRSSSGEYAFGFYHLVSGRYLVGIWFDKILEKTLVWSANRDNPVEIGSFINLTRSGQFVIQPLNGASFSIYEGTNTASAEMKDDGNFVLKNSFSSVIWQSFDSPTDTLLLGQTLNTSRKLYSNANGSVDYSTGQYSLEIQQSDGNIVLKAYRFTDSAYWWSDTAQNTGVRIIFDNTTAFLYAVNATNQIIFNMTTEVVGPIEDYYHRVLVDDKGNFQKLIYHKENGSEWRSVWQAVTKPCTVTALCGVYGFCNTSGSDTQTYSCGCLPGYTPLDPTAPSKGCYLSEVKDLCAANSSASNFEVEVKEIQDADIPNSGYFFLDLKVLDRMDLESCKKELMHDCLCMVAVLDGSACHKKKWPIINAIRIIPDTSNRVMLIKVPLLDNNKDNERDSSSVVVLVVALISCSLLAVLFAATAIYHHPVCQHLMHKQAPPKPKTKPMDINLRVFSFQQLREATNGFKDKLGRGAYGTVFGGVLNLEDQQVDVAVKQLEEVDDRGDKEFVTEVQVIALTYHRNLVGLVGFCNEQSHRLLVYEKMENGTLSNFLFGGDRPSWESRVRIVLEIARGLLYLHEECDQQIIHCDIKPQNVLLDSSYTAKISDFGLAKLLMKDKTRTNTNARGTMGYMAPEWLKNAPVTTKVDIYSFGVVLLEIIFCRRHIELHEIENGTMGDDMILVDWVLYLVMERNLRAAVIDDVEVESDFSRFERMAMVGLWCINPNPNLRPSMKIVVQMLEGNVEVGVPPLH; translated from the coding sequence CATTGGTTTGGTCTGCAAACCGTGACAATCCAGTCGAAATTGGATCATTCATCAATCTCACACGAAGTGGCCAATTTGTGATCCAACCTCTCAACGGGGCTTCGTTTTCCATCTACGAAGGAACAAACACTGCATCAGCAGAAATGAAGGATGACGGGAATTTCGTCTTGAAGAATTCATTTTCCAGCGTTATATGGCAGAGCTTTGATTCACCCACGGATACTCTTCTGTTAGGCCAAACTTTGAATACCAGTCGGAAGCTCTATTCCAATGCCAATGGATCAGTGGACTATTCAACTGGACAATACAGTTTGGAGATCCAACAATCTGATGGCAACATTGTTCTTAAAGCTTATCGGTTCACGGATTCTGCCTACTGGTGGAGTGACACTGCCCAGAACACAGGTGTGAGAATTATTTTCGACAACACAACAGCTTTTCTTTACGCGGTCAATGCAACCAaccaaattatatttaacatgaCTACTGAAGTAGTGGGTCCAATCGAAGATTACTACCATCGTGTGCTGGTGGATGACAAGGGAAACTTTCAGAAGTTGATTTACCACAAAGAGAATGGAAGTGAGTGGAGATCTGTGTGGCAGGCCGTAACAAAGCCTTGCACTGTGACTGCCCTTTGTGGGGTGTATGGTTTTTGCAACACATCTGGTTCTGACACCCAAACATACAGTTGTGGTTGCTTGCCAGGCTATACTCCTTTGGATCCAACAGCACCTTCCAAGGGGTGCTATCTCAGTGAGGTCAAGGACTTGTGTGCTGCAAATTCTTCTGCCTCAAACTTTGAGGTGGAAGTGAAAGAGATTCAAGATGCTGATATACCAAATTCCGGTTACTTTTTTCTTGATCTGAAAGTTTTGGATAGGATGGATTTGGAAAGCTGCAAGAAGGAACTGATGCATGATTGTCTATGTATGGTTGCTGTTTTAGATGGCAGTGCTTGCCATAAGAAAAAGTGGCCAATTATAAATGCCATAAGAATCATCCCTGACACTAGTAATCGTGTGATGCTGATTAAAGTTCCTCTGCTTGACAACAACAAGGACAACGAAAGGGATTCATCGTCTGTGGTTGTTTTGGTCGTGGCTCTCATTTCTTGCTCCCTACTTGCTGTCCTGTTTGCAGCCACTGCCATTTATCATCACCCCGTTTGTCAGCATCTCATGCACAAACAAGCACCACCAAAGCCAAAGACAAAGCCTATGGATATCAATCTAAGGGTATTTTCATTCCAACAACTGAGAGAAGCAACTAATGGATTCAAAGACAAACTTGGTCGAGGAGCCTATGGTACAGTGTTTGGTGGGGTTTTAAACTTGGAGGATCAACAGGTTGATGTTGCTGTCAAACAACTTGAGGAAGTAGACGACCGAGGTGATAAAGAATTTGTGACAGAAGTTCAAGTTATTGCTCTCACTTATCATAGGAATCTAGTTGGTTTGGTGGGCTTTTGCAATGAGCAGAGTCATAGGCTTCTGGTTTAtgagaaaatggaaaatgggaCACTGTCCAACTTTCTTTTTGGAGGAGATAGACCCAGCTGGGAGAGTAGAGTTAGGATTGTGCTTGAAATTGCAAGAGGCCTATTGTATCTGCATGAGGAGTGTGACCAACAAATCATCCATTGTGACATAAAGCCTCAGAATGTTCTGCTTGACTCTAGTTACACCGCAAAGATTTCAGATTTTGGGCTGGCAAAGCTGctaatgaaagataaaactcGAACAAACACAAACGCTAGAGGAACAATGGGATATATGGCACCAGAATGGCTAAAAAATGCTCCTGTTACTACAAAGGTGGATATCTACAGCTTTGGCGTGGTGTTGCTGGAAATCATATTTTGCAGAAGGCATATCGAGTTGCATGAAATTGAGAATGGAACAATGGGTGATGACATGATACTCGTGGACTGGGTTCTGTATCTGGTAATGGAAAGAAATTTAAGAGCCGCAGTGATTGATGATGTTGAAGTTGAAAGTGATTTCAGTAGGTTCGAAAGAATGGCAATGGTAGGATTATGGTGTATAAATCCCAATCCAAATCTTCGACCATCCATGAAAATTGTGGTACAAATGTTGGAAGGAAACGTAGAAGTGGGTGTTCCACCACTCCATTGA
- the LOC106777567 gene encoding uncharacterized protein LOC106777567 isoform X3, with the protein MVNRRRLTRVATSDDEDEAPRPQPTRKRMRLLEEDNDDENEEEEKEEVPEPPQPLEDAKPIGEPVRVSGKGRGRKRHYDSFEFDGMQYTLEDPVLLAPEDKGQKPYVAIIKDITQSNSGNVKVTGQWFYRPEEAEKKGGGNWQSCDTRELFYSFHRDDVPAESVMDKCVVHFVPRHKQLPKRKDHPGFIVQKVYDTVERKLWRLSDKDYEDIKQQEIDGLVQKTLKRIGELLDIEPKEEAPDYDEDQIKYRRSLNRKSVSPPNASKEEEETPRSEQHPKSETPVNCVTNNASEYYGILVEFNALTGDSHRDKWLERLLQHIQYMCDCNDSKERDKGLGNGNSDEINCGSKHISSESLNDSQYKFQKNSKSFIWPDAAVSAIVSLEKASHDALSSDFMKYNQKLRQLAFNLQKNAVLACRLLNGELEPSRILNMTPIELKMTKERSIRHKYLNYWCSLPHDILKLIAEKVSFVDCLSMSKVCMSWNGILGEEHPSTQRHGLPCLLVSGRGNNETKTCISVLENRVWELKLPESCGKYCWGSFCDWLIMEVKLISLH; encoded by the exons ATGGTGAATCGTCGACGCCTGACTCGGGTGGCGACGAGCGATGACGAAGACGAAGCACCACGCCCACAGCCCACGCGCAAGAGGATGAGGCTTCTCGAGGAAGATAACGATGACGAgaatgaagaggaagaaaaggaagaggtaCCGGAACCACCTCAACCCTTGGAGGACGCTAAGCCTATTGGCGAGCCTGTTAGGGTTTCAGGAAAAGGAAGAGGCAGGAAAAGGCACTATGACTCCTTTGAGTTCGATGGCATGCAATATACTCTC GAGGATCCTGTTCTTCTTGCACCCGAGGACAAAGGCCAAAAGCCATATGTTGCAATTATTAAG GACATTACACAGTCTAACAGTGGCAACGTGAAAGTAACGGGACAATGGTTTTATCGCCCAGAAGAAGCTGAGAAAAAAGGTGGTGGAAACTGGCAATCGTGTGATACGAGGGAGCTATTTTATAGTTTTCATCGTGATGATGTTCCTGCGGAGTCTGTAATGGATAAGTGTGTGGTGCATTTTGTTCCCAGACACAAACAGCTTCCAAAACGTAAGGATCACCCTGGTTTTATTGTACAGAAGGTGTATGACACTGTGGAAAGAAAACTCTGGAGGCTGAGTGATAAGGATTATGAGGATATTAAGCAACAAGAAATTGATGGCCTTGTTCAAAAGACTCTGAAACGTATTGGTGAACTTCTTGACATTGAGCCTAAGGAGGAAGCCCCTGATTATGACGAGGACCAGATAAAATATAGAAGAAGCTTGAACAGAAAAAGTGTTTCACCTCCCAATGCTtcaaaggaagaggaggaaacACCCAGGAGTGAACAACATCCAAAATCAGAAACACCAGTGAATTGTGTAACAAATAATGCCTCAGAGTATTATGGCATATTGGTAGAATTCAACGCGTTAACTGGAGATAGCCATCGTGACAAATGGTTGGAGAGGTTGCTTCAACACATTCAGTACATGTGTGATTGTAATGATAGCAAAGAAAGGGACAAAGGATTGGGAAATGGAAATTCTGATGAAATCAACTGTGGAAGCAAGCATATAAGTTCAGAATCACTAAATGACTCTCAATATAAGTTTCAGAAG AATTCCAAGTCTTTTATCTGGCCAGATGCTGCTGTTTCAGCCATAGTTTCTCTCGAAAAGGCTTCACATGACGCTCTCTCATCAGATTTTATGAAGTACAACCAAAAGTTGCGACAATTAGCTTTTAATCTGCAG aAAAATGCAGTGTTAGCATGCCGTTTATTAAACGGAGAGTTGGAACCTTCAAGAATATTAAACATGACACCGATTGAATTAAAG ATGACTAAGGAAAGATCAATCCGCCAT AAATATTTGAACTATTGGTGTAGTCTCCCTCATGATATACTTAAGCTGATTGCTGAAAAAGTGAGCTTTGTTGATTGCTTATCGATGAGCAAAGTTTGTATGAGTTGGAATGGTATTCTTGGAGAAGAACATCCTAGTACACAAAGGCATGGACTTCCTTGTCTCTTGGTTTCAGGTCGGGGGAACAATGAGACTAAAACTTGTATAAGTGTATTAGAGAATCGTGTTTGGGAGTTGAAGTTGCCAGAGTCATGTGGAAAGTATTGTTGGGGATCATTTTGTGACTGGTTGATTATG GAAGTCAAATTAATCTCCCTTCATTAA
- the LOC111242767 gene encoding uncharacterized protein LOC111242767, protein MSFWFYFGCKFDGDTCKENEFRAFAGRGGARCVVGMVILAKDKSHDVGFLRVMEFRDGGLSWCRSRARFHGGDVRELGFMVATRLGFSAMRFGSSEIVIFSGFCCV, encoded by the exons ATGAGTTTTTGGTTCTATTTTGGATGCAAGTTTGATGGCGACACTTGCAAGGAGAATGAGTTTCGTGCATTTGCAG GTAGGGGAGGGGCTCGCTGTGTGGTTGGCATGGTGATTCTCGCAAAGGACAAAAGTCACGATGTTGGTTTTTTAAGAGTGATGGAGTTTCGCGATGGAGGTCTATCGTGGTGCCGCTCACGAGCTAGGTTCCATGGTGGCGACGTTCGCGAGCTAGGGTTCATGGTAGCGACGCGATTGGGTTTCTCTGCTATGCGATTTGGGAGTTCAGAAATTGTGATTTTTTCTGGGTTTTGTTGTGTCTGA
- the LOC106777567 gene encoding uncharacterized protein LOC106777567 isoform X4, whose product MVNRRRLTRVATSDDEDEAPRPQPTRKRMRLLEEDNDDENEEEEKEEVPEPPQPLEDAKPIGEPVRVSGKGRGRKRHYDSFEFDGMQYTLEDPVLLAPEDKGQKPYVAIIKDITQSNSGNVKVTGQWFYRPEEAEKKGGGNWQSCDTRELFYSFHRDDVPAESVMDKCVVHFVPRHKQLPKRKDHPGFIVQKVYDTVERKLWRLSDKDYEDIKQQEIDGLVQKTLKRIGELLDIEPKEEAPDYDEDQIKYRRSLNRKSVSPPNASKEEEETPRSEQHPKSETPVNCVTNNASEYYGILVEFNALTGDSHRDKWLERLLQHIQYMCDCNDSKERDKGLGNGNSDEINCGSKHISSESLNDSQYKFQKNSKSFIWPDAAVSAIVSLEKASHDALSSDFMKYNQKLRQLAFNLQKNAVLACRLLNGELEPSRILNMTPIELKMTKERSIRHEVKLISLH is encoded by the exons ATGGTGAATCGTCGACGCCTGACTCGGGTGGCGACGAGCGATGACGAAGACGAAGCACCACGCCCACAGCCCACGCGCAAGAGGATGAGGCTTCTCGAGGAAGATAACGATGACGAgaatgaagaggaagaaaaggaagaggtaCCGGAACCACCTCAACCCTTGGAGGACGCTAAGCCTATTGGCGAGCCTGTTAGGGTTTCAGGAAAAGGAAGAGGCAGGAAAAGGCACTATGACTCCTTTGAGTTCGATGGCATGCAATATACTCTC GAGGATCCTGTTCTTCTTGCACCCGAGGACAAAGGCCAAAAGCCATATGTTGCAATTATTAAG GACATTACACAGTCTAACAGTGGCAACGTGAAAGTAACGGGACAATGGTTTTATCGCCCAGAAGAAGCTGAGAAAAAAGGTGGTGGAAACTGGCAATCGTGTGATACGAGGGAGCTATTTTATAGTTTTCATCGTGATGATGTTCCTGCGGAGTCTGTAATGGATAAGTGTGTGGTGCATTTTGTTCCCAGACACAAACAGCTTCCAAAACGTAAGGATCACCCTGGTTTTATTGTACAGAAGGTGTATGACACTGTGGAAAGAAAACTCTGGAGGCTGAGTGATAAGGATTATGAGGATATTAAGCAACAAGAAATTGATGGCCTTGTTCAAAAGACTCTGAAACGTATTGGTGAACTTCTTGACATTGAGCCTAAGGAGGAAGCCCCTGATTATGACGAGGACCAGATAAAATATAGAAGAAGCTTGAACAGAAAAAGTGTTTCACCTCCCAATGCTtcaaaggaagaggaggaaacACCCAGGAGTGAACAACATCCAAAATCAGAAACACCAGTGAATTGTGTAACAAATAATGCCTCAGAGTATTATGGCATATTGGTAGAATTCAACGCGTTAACTGGAGATAGCCATCGTGACAAATGGTTGGAGAGGTTGCTTCAACACATTCAGTACATGTGTGATTGTAATGATAGCAAAGAAAGGGACAAAGGATTGGGAAATGGAAATTCTGATGAAATCAACTGTGGAAGCAAGCATATAAGTTCAGAATCACTAAATGACTCTCAATATAAGTTTCAGAAG AATTCCAAGTCTTTTATCTGGCCAGATGCTGCTGTTTCAGCCATAGTTTCTCTCGAAAAGGCTTCACATGACGCTCTCTCATCAGATTTTATGAAGTACAACCAAAAGTTGCGACAATTAGCTTTTAATCTGCAG aAAAATGCAGTGTTAGCATGCCGTTTATTAAACGGAGAGTTGGAACCTTCAAGAATATTAAACATGACACCGATTGAATTAAAG ATGACTAAGGAAAGATCAATCCGCCAT GAAGTCAAATTAATCTCCCTTCATTAA
- the LOC106776566 gene encoding proline-rich protein 3-like — MYQKAIYTNPNPVPMYQKAIYTNPNPVPMYQKAIYTNPNPVPMYQKAIYTNPNPVPMYQKAIYTNPNPVPMYQKAIYTNPNPVPMYQKAIYTNPNPVPMYQKAIYTNPNPVPMYQKAIYTNPNPVPMYQKAIYINPNPVPMYNVSESNIQTSVNPNSVGHI; from the coding sequence ATGTATCAGAAAGCAATATACACAAATCCAAATCCTGTACCAATGTATCAGAAAGCAATATACACAAATCCAAATCCTGTACCAATGTATCAGAAAGCAATATACACAAATCCAAATCCTGTACCAATGTATCAGAAAGCAATATACACAAATCCAAATCCTGTACCAATGTATCAGAAAGCAATATACACAAATCCAAATCCTGTACCAATGTATCAGAAAGCAATATACACAAATCCAAATCCTGTACCAATGTATCAGAAAGCAATATACACAAATCCAAATCCTGTACCAATGTATCAGAAAGCAATATACACAAATCCAAATCCTGTACCAATGTATCAGAAAGCAATATACACAAATCCAAATCCTGTACCAATGTATCAGAAAGCAATATACATAAATCCAAATCCTGTACCAATGTACAATGTATCAGAAAGCAATATACAAACCAGTGTGAATCCAAATTCAGTTGGACACATCTAA
- the LOC106777567 gene encoding uncharacterized protein LOC106777567 isoform X1 → MVNRRRLTRVATSDDEDEAPRPQPTRKRMRLLEEDNDDENEEEEKEEVPEPPQPLEDAKPIGEPVRVSGKGRGRKRHYDSFEFDGMQYTLEDPVLLAPEDKGQKPYVAIIKDITQSNSGNVKVTGQWFYRPEEAEKKGGGNWQSCDTRELFYSFHRDDVPAESVMDKCVVHFVPRHKQLPKRKDHPGFIVQKVYDTVERKLWRLSDKDYEDIKQQEIDGLVQKTLKRIGELLDIEPKEEAPDYDEDQIKYRRSLNRKSVSPPNASKEEEETPRSEQHPKSETPVNCVTNNASEYYGILVEFNALTGDSHRDKWLERLLQHIQYMCDCNDSKERDKGLGNGNSDEINCGSKHISSESLNDSQYKFQKNSKSFIWPDAAVSAIVSLEKASHDALSSDFMKYNQKLRQLAFNLQKNAVLACRLLNGELEPSRILNMTPIELKMTKERSIRHKYLNYWCSLPHDILKLIAEKVSFVDCLSMSKVCMSWNGILGEEHPSTQRHGLPCLLVSGRGNNETKTCISVLENRVWELKLPESCGKYCWGSFCDWLIMVNNVYGKYSHEIKLKINLVNPFSGSQINLPSLKPSYHKMVLSGLPCEKNFMCMVVKRGVFELALWFKGAKFWVPIGKKKGQCQDAVFCNGSFYLLDDRLNVWKIDVRDIYSAYDGAFSEIKTGFYGAPGPGIMQNLWNEDTKKSFTYLVESVGKLLLVRRYFNLKRNKWIETKKFEVYALDFETLIWKKVEDLGDEMLFLGKSYSTSFSAKELGVGIRNSIYLCNDPMNPFATEWDDKWDDECDLRHIIPKKTRLRNSVKNWGIFTFGNENNDKPFCFRGDKNMWTDTWFTAPLWWCCRNIPPIQRK, encoded by the exons ATGGTGAATCGTCGACGCCTGACTCGGGTGGCGACGAGCGATGACGAAGACGAAGCACCACGCCCACAGCCCACGCGCAAGAGGATGAGGCTTCTCGAGGAAGATAACGATGACGAgaatgaagaggaagaaaaggaagaggtaCCGGAACCACCTCAACCCTTGGAGGACGCTAAGCCTATTGGCGAGCCTGTTAGGGTTTCAGGAAAAGGAAGAGGCAGGAAAAGGCACTATGACTCCTTTGAGTTCGATGGCATGCAATATACTCTC GAGGATCCTGTTCTTCTTGCACCCGAGGACAAAGGCCAAAAGCCATATGTTGCAATTATTAAG GACATTACACAGTCTAACAGTGGCAACGTGAAAGTAACGGGACAATGGTTTTATCGCCCAGAAGAAGCTGAGAAAAAAGGTGGTGGAAACTGGCAATCGTGTGATACGAGGGAGCTATTTTATAGTTTTCATCGTGATGATGTTCCTGCGGAGTCTGTAATGGATAAGTGTGTGGTGCATTTTGTTCCCAGACACAAACAGCTTCCAAAACGTAAGGATCACCCTGGTTTTATTGTACAGAAGGTGTATGACACTGTGGAAAGAAAACTCTGGAGGCTGAGTGATAAGGATTATGAGGATATTAAGCAACAAGAAATTGATGGCCTTGTTCAAAAGACTCTGAAACGTATTGGTGAACTTCTTGACATTGAGCCTAAGGAGGAAGCCCCTGATTATGACGAGGACCAGATAAAATATAGAAGAAGCTTGAACAGAAAAAGTGTTTCACCTCCCAATGCTtcaaaggaagaggaggaaacACCCAGGAGTGAACAACATCCAAAATCAGAAACACCAGTGAATTGTGTAACAAATAATGCCTCAGAGTATTATGGCATATTGGTAGAATTCAACGCGTTAACTGGAGATAGCCATCGTGACAAATGGTTGGAGAGGTTGCTTCAACACATTCAGTACATGTGTGATTGTAATGATAGCAAAGAAAGGGACAAAGGATTGGGAAATGGAAATTCTGATGAAATCAACTGTGGAAGCAAGCATATAAGTTCAGAATCACTAAATGACTCTCAATATAAGTTTCAGAAG AATTCCAAGTCTTTTATCTGGCCAGATGCTGCTGTTTCAGCCATAGTTTCTCTCGAAAAGGCTTCACATGACGCTCTCTCATCAGATTTTATGAAGTACAACCAAAAGTTGCGACAATTAGCTTTTAATCTGCAG aAAAATGCAGTGTTAGCATGCCGTTTATTAAACGGAGAGTTGGAACCTTCAAGAATATTAAACATGACACCGATTGAATTAAAG ATGACTAAGGAAAGATCAATCCGCCAT AAATATTTGAACTATTGGTGTAGTCTCCCTCATGATATACTTAAGCTGATTGCTGAAAAAGTGAGCTTTGTTGATTGCTTATCGATGAGCAAAGTTTGTATGAGTTGGAATGGTATTCTTGGAGAAGAACATCCTAGTACACAAAGGCATGGACTTCCTTGTCTCTTGGTTTCAGGTCGGGGGAACAATGAGACTAAAACTTGTATAAGTGTATTAGAGAATCGTGTTTGGGAGTTGAAGTTGCCAGAGTCATGTGGAAAGTATTGTTGGGGATCATTTTGTGACTGGTTGATTATGGTAAATAACGTATATGGTAAATACAGTCatgaaattaaacttaaaattaacttaGTGAATCCATTTTCAGGAAGTCAAATTAATCTCCCTTCATTAAAGCCCAGTTATCACAAAATGGTGCTCTCTGGGCTTCCCTGTGAGAAAAACTTTATGTGCATGGTTGTAAAGCGCGGTGTATTTGAGTTGGCTTTATGGTTTAAAGGAGCAAAATTCTGGGTtccaattggaaaaaaaaaaggtcaatGTCAGGATGCTGTATTTTGTAATGGAAGTTTTTACCTCCTTGATGATAGATTAAATGTTTGGAAAATTGATGTTCGAGATATCTATTCTGCCTATGATGGAGCATTTTCCGAAATAAAAACAGGGTTTTATGGAGCACCCGGGCCTGGTATAATGCAAAATTTATGGAATGAAGATACCAAAAAAAGTTTTACATATCTTGTGGAGTCTGTTGGGAAACTTTTACTTGTTCGTAGATATTTTAATCTCAAACGAAATAAATGGATTGAGACCAAAAAATTTGAGGTATATGCCTTAGACTTTGAGACTTTAATATGGAAGAAGGTTGAGGATTTAGGAgatgaaatgttatttttggGAAAAAGTTATTCGACATCTTTCTCTGCAAAGGAACTGGGAGTTGGAATTAGAAACAGCATTTACTTATGCAATGATCCAATGAATCCTTTTGCGACTGAATGGGATGATAAATGGGATGATGAATGCGATCTTAGGCATATAATACCTAAAAAGACCCGTTTAAGGAATAGTGTGAAGAATTGGGGCATTTTCACTTTTGGCAATGAGAATAATGATAAGCCCTTTTGCTTCCGTGGTGATAAAAACATGTGGACAGACACCTGGTTTACTGCTCCTTTATGGTGGTGCTGTAGAAATATTCCTCCGATACAAaggaagtaa
- the LOC106777567 gene encoding uncharacterized protein LOC106777567 isoform X2: protein MDKCVVHFVPRHKQLPKRKDHPGFIVQKVYDTVERKLWRLSDKDYEDIKQQEIDGLVQKTLKRIGELLDIEPKEEAPDYDEDQIKYRRSLNRKSVSPPNASKEEEETPRSEQHPKSETPVNCVTNNASEYYGILVEFNALTGDSHRDKWLERLLQHIQYMCDCNDSKERDKGLGNGNSDEINCGSKHISSESLNDSQYKFQKNSKSFIWPDAAVSAIVSLEKASHDALSSDFMKYNQKLRQLAFNLQKNAVLACRLLNGELEPSRILNMTPIELKMTKERSIRHKYLNYWCSLPHDILKLIAEKVSFVDCLSMSKVCMSWNGILGEEHPSTQRHGLPCLLVSGRGNNETKTCISVLENRVWELKLPESCGKYCWGSFCDWLIMVNNVYGKYSHEIKLKINLVNPFSGSQINLPSLKPSYHKMVLSGLPCEKNFMCMVVKRGVFELALWFKGAKFWVPIGKKKGQCQDAVFCNGSFYLLDDRLNVWKIDVRDIYSAYDGAFSEIKTGFYGAPGPGIMQNLWNEDTKKSFTYLVESVGKLLLVRRYFNLKRNKWIETKKFEVYALDFETLIWKKVEDLGDEMLFLGKSYSTSFSAKELGVGIRNSIYLCNDPMNPFATEWDDKWDDECDLRHIIPKKTRLRNSVKNWGIFTFGNENNDKPFCFRGDKNMWTDTWFTAPLWWCCRNIPPIQRK, encoded by the exons ATGGATAAGTGTGTGGTGCATTTTGTTCCCAGACACAAACAGCTTCCAAAACGTAAGGATCACCCTGGTTTTATTGTACAGAAGGTGTATGACACTGTGGAAAGAAAACTCTGGAGGCTGAGTGATAAGGATTATGAGGATATTAAGCAACAAGAAATTGATGGCCTTGTTCAAAAGACTCTGAAACGTATTGGTGAACTTCTTGACATTGAGCCTAAGGAGGAAGCCCCTGATTATGACGAGGACCAGATAAAATATAGAAGAAGCTTGAACAGAAAAAGTGTTTCACCTCCCAATGCTtcaaaggaagaggaggaaacACCCAGGAGTGAACAACATCCAAAATCAGAAACACCAGTGAATTGTGTAACAAATAATGCCTCAGAGTATTATGGCATATTGGTAGAATTCAACGCGTTAACTGGAGATAGCCATCGTGACAAATGGTTGGAGAGGTTGCTTCAACACATTCAGTACATGTGTGATTGTAATGATAGCAAAGAAAGGGACAAAGGATTGGGAAATGGAAATTCTGATGAAATCAACTGTGGAAGCAAGCATATAAGTTCAGAATCACTAAATGACTCTCAATATAAGTTTCAGAAG AATTCCAAGTCTTTTATCTGGCCAGATGCTGCTGTTTCAGCCATAGTTTCTCTCGAAAAGGCTTCACATGACGCTCTCTCATCAGATTTTATGAAGTACAACCAAAAGTTGCGACAATTAGCTTTTAATCTGCAG aAAAATGCAGTGTTAGCATGCCGTTTATTAAACGGAGAGTTGGAACCTTCAAGAATATTAAACATGACACCGATTGAATTAAAG ATGACTAAGGAAAGATCAATCCGCCAT AAATATTTGAACTATTGGTGTAGTCTCCCTCATGATATACTTAAGCTGATTGCTGAAAAAGTGAGCTTTGTTGATTGCTTATCGATGAGCAAAGTTTGTATGAGTTGGAATGGTATTCTTGGAGAAGAACATCCTAGTACACAAAGGCATGGACTTCCTTGTCTCTTGGTTTCAGGTCGGGGGAACAATGAGACTAAAACTTGTATAAGTGTATTAGAGAATCGTGTTTGGGAGTTGAAGTTGCCAGAGTCATGTGGAAAGTATTGTTGGGGATCATTTTGTGACTGGTTGATTATGGTAAATAACGTATATGGTAAATACAGTCatgaaattaaacttaaaattaacttaGTGAATCCATTTTCAGGAAGTCAAATTAATCTCCCTTCATTAAAGCCCAGTTATCACAAAATGGTGCTCTCTGGGCTTCCCTGTGAGAAAAACTTTATGTGCATGGTTGTAAAGCGCGGTGTATTTGAGTTGGCTTTATGGTTTAAAGGAGCAAAATTCTGGGTtccaattggaaaaaaaaaaggtcaatGTCAGGATGCTGTATTTTGTAATGGAAGTTTTTACCTCCTTGATGATAGATTAAATGTTTGGAAAATTGATGTTCGAGATATCTATTCTGCCTATGATGGAGCATTTTCCGAAATAAAAACAGGGTTTTATGGAGCACCCGGGCCTGGTATAATGCAAAATTTATGGAATGAAGATACCAAAAAAAGTTTTACATATCTTGTGGAGTCTGTTGGGAAACTTTTACTTGTTCGTAGATATTTTAATCTCAAACGAAATAAATGGATTGAGACCAAAAAATTTGAGGTATATGCCTTAGACTTTGAGACTTTAATATGGAAGAAGGTTGAGGATTTAGGAgatgaaatgttatttttggGAAAAAGTTATTCGACATCTTTCTCTGCAAAGGAACTGGGAGTTGGAATTAGAAACAGCATTTACTTATGCAATGATCCAATGAATCCTTTTGCGACTGAATGGGATGATAAATGGGATGATGAATGCGATCTTAGGCATATAATACCTAAAAAGACCCGTTTAAGGAATAGTGTGAAGAATTGGGGCATTTTCACTTTTGGCAATGAGAATAATGATAAGCCCTTTTGCTTCCGTGGTGATAAAAACATGTGGACAGACACCTGGTTTACTGCTCCTTTATGGTGGTGCTGTAGAAATATTCCTCCGATACAAaggaagtaa